The Trueperaceae bacterium genome includes a window with the following:
- a CDS encoding heavy metal translocating P-type ATPase, with product LQTLQEAKQVALDKTGTLTKGKPELTDLVTLPGFDRLEVLALTASVEQASEHPVAQAIVDAAKAQGAPLSAADAFEAVPGYGVEGSVAGRLVQVGADRYMRSLGVNVTAFANEAGRLADEGKTPLYAAVDGRLAAVIAVADPIKDSTPAAIESLHTLGLRVVMITGDNERTARAIAKRLGIDEVLAEVLPDGKVEAVKALQAQGGKVAFVGDGINDAPALAQADVGLAIGTGTDIAIESADVVLMAGDLRGITNALALSRKAITNIKQNLFWAFFYNTVLIPVAAGVLYPAFGILSPILAAAAMGLSSVFVLTNALRLRNFTPPITSAAHPGGAPAARLAAA from the coding sequence CTGCAGACGCTGCAGGAGGCCAAGCAGGTCGCCCTCGACAAGACCGGCACCCTCACCAAGGGCAAGCCCGAGCTCACCGACCTCGTCACCCTGCCGGGCTTCGACCGGCTCGAGGTGCTGGCCCTGACCGCCAGCGTGGAGCAGGCGTCCGAGCACCCGGTCGCCCAGGCGATCGTGGACGCTGCCAAGGCGCAGGGCGCCCCCCTAAGCGCCGCCGACGCGTTCGAGGCGGTGCCGGGCTACGGCGTGGAGGGCAGCGTCGCCGGCCGCCTCGTGCAGGTGGGCGCCGACCGCTACATGCGCAGCCTGGGCGTCAACGTGACGGCGTTCGCCAACGAGGCCGGGCGCCTGGCCGACGAGGGCAAGACGCCCCTGTACGCCGCCGTCGACGGCCGGCTCGCCGCTGTCATCGCCGTCGCCGACCCCATCAAGGACTCCACCCCCGCCGCCATCGAGTCGCTGCACACGCTCGGCCTGCGCGTGGTGATGATCACCGGCGACAACGAACGCACCGCCCGCGCCATCGCCAAGCGCCTCGGCATCGACGAGGTGCTGGCCGAGGTCCTGCCCGACGGCAAAGTGGAGGCCGTGAAGGCACTTCAGGCGCAGGGCGGCAAGGTGGCGTTCGTGGGCGACGGCATCAACGACGCGCCCGCCCTGGCGCAGGCCGACGTCGGCCTGGCCATCGGCACCGGCACCGACATCGCCATCGAGTCCGCCGACGTGGTGCTCATGGCCGGCGACCTGCGCGGCATCACCAACGCCCTCGCCCTCTCGCGCAAGGCCATCACCAACATCAAGCAGAACCTCTTCTGGGCGTTCTTCTACAACACCGTGCTCATCCCCGTCGCCGCCGGCGTGCTCTACCCGGCCTTCGGCATCCTCAGCCCCATCCTGGCCGCCGCCGCCATGGGCCTCTCCAGCGTCTTCGTGCTCACCAACGCCCTGCGCCTGCGCAACTTCACGCCCCCCATCACCAGCGCCGCCCACCCGGGCGGCGCGCCGGCAGCGCGGCTGGCCGCCGCGTGA
- a CDS encoding type II glyceraldehyde-3-phosphate dehydrogenase — MTTQTRTRVAVNGYGVIGKRIADAVRLQPDMELVGVADVVADYRVQTAALQGIPVYASTPEAAKAMRAAGIPVEGELAALLERVDVVADCTPKGVGASNLELYRRAGVKAALQGGEKHDVTGHSFVAQANYASAVGRDFTRVVSCNTTSTVRTLGALHEAGLLKKARGVLVRRATDPWESDHSGIMNTVVPERVIPSHQGPDARTVMPELDVVTIAAKAAHTQGHGHFWIVELTREATTDEVLDAFRAAPRIALMHMGDGIVALNSTIELMRDLHRPRGDMWEVALWEDVLTVGGNELYYSYQVDNQAIVVPETIDALRALTATADADESMRLTDETLGLTDDFLRPQARPLAPAALTPDIAREEAK; from the coding sequence ATGACGACCCAGACCAGAACGCGCGTGGCGGTGAACGGCTACGGCGTGATCGGCAAGCGCATCGCCGACGCGGTGCGCCTGCAGCCCGACATGGAACTAGTGGGTGTCGCCGACGTGGTCGCCGACTACCGCGTTCAGACGGCCGCCCTCCAGGGCATCCCCGTCTACGCCTCCACGCCTGAAGCCGCGAAGGCCATGCGCGCCGCCGGCATCCCCGTGGAGGGCGAGCTGGCCGCGCTCCTGGAGCGCGTGGACGTGGTCGCCGACTGCACCCCCAAGGGCGTCGGCGCCAGCAACCTCGAGCTCTACCGGCGCGCGGGCGTGAAGGCGGCGCTGCAGGGCGGCGAGAAGCACGACGTGACGGGCCACTCCTTCGTGGCGCAAGCCAACTACGCCAGCGCCGTCGGCCGCGACTTCACCCGCGTCGTCTCCTGCAACACCACCAGCACCGTCCGCACCCTGGGCGCACTGCACGAAGCCGGCCTGCTCAAGAAGGCGCGCGGGGTGCTGGTGCGCCGCGCCACCGACCCGTGGGAGTCGGACCACTCCGGCATCATGAACACCGTCGTGCCCGAACGCGTCATCCCCAGCCACCAGGGGCCCGACGCGCGCACCGTCATGCCCGAGCTCGACGTGGTCACCATCGCCGCCAAGGCGGCGCACACCCAGGGCCACGGCCACTTCTGGATCGTGGAACTCACCCGCGAAGCGACCACGGACGAGGTGCTCGACGCCTTCAGGGCCGCGCCGCGCATCGCCCTCATGCACATGGGCGACGGCATCGTCGCGCTCAACAGCACCATCGAGCTGATGCGCGACCTCCACCGCCCGCGCGGCGACATGTGGGAGGTCGCCCTCTGGGAGGACGTCCTCACCGTCGGGGGAAACGAGCTTTACTACAGCTATCAGGTCGACAACCAGGCCATCGTGGTGCCCGAAACCATCGACGCCCTGCGCGCCCTCACCGCCACCGCTGACGCCGACGAGTCGATGCGCCTAACCGACGAGACCCTCGGCCTCACCGACGACTTCCTCAGGCCGCAAGCGCGCCCGCTCGCGCCCGCCGCCCTCACGCCAGACATCGCCCGCGAGGAGGCCAAGTGA